The Quercus robur chromosome 3, dhQueRobu3.1, whole genome shotgun sequence DNA segment GCACAAGCTGGTGAAGGCAAACGCAACCACCTCTCCTTTGTTTGCTTTTTCAGTGACCTCTGCCATAAAATTCAAGTGTCCGTCACTTTCCAGGAGTTTTTTGACATAATCTAGGTCGACTTTCTTTATCGAGTCTCTCATTGGGAGAATAATGCTGGAAAACCCATCATCCTCAGTTTCATTAGGGACTACAAACACTGTGGATTGGCTAATATTTCCAAAACAATTTTCTGGAAGTGGTGGATCCAACCTCGTACGCATGTTCACTGTTTGAAACACCGGGTAGAGCTTACTGGTGTCTTTTTCAGGTTGAGTAGCAGCAATGAAACGACTGTGTATGAAAGCCGATAAGGCTTCGACACGTGTAGGACGTGGGTATTCAATTTCTGTGTTGCTGCTAGTGTATTTGTCTCTAATAGCAGCTATAGCAGAAGTATCAAACACAAATCTCTTTATCACtagcttttcttttatcatcCCCATATTTTGATTGAAGCCAGAGATAGTTACTGGTGGGAAGAGCTTAGCTGCTGCATCGAACTGAGGAGACACTATGATGCTACCACCACGAGCAACAGCAGCCCAGTTGTTGATAAACAAGAAGAATGATGAAGCATCTCCTATGACGTGATATAATTCTAGGCCAATCACGATCCCTCCACAATTGAAGGAGGTAACTTGTACAGCTGCAAGTACATCTTTTATATTGTCCAATTCATATGGTAGGAATTTGTTGTGCTCACCAGGGTTTGGATTCTCAAGAAACTCAGAAAGGTTGCATTTGGCCACTGCTTCGACGTAGTGTATGCCTTCATCGTTGCATTCGATATAAAAATTGTCCTTAATCCGTCCAGCTAGCGGGTAGAAATGTGTTAAGGCCTCGGATAAGGATTTCTTAATCCTTTCAATTTGTTCAAGACTGTTGAGATTAGAATTGGTGTCTTTGGGATAGAATAGAACCCAAGGCATGTAAAATTGAGGTGAAACTTGATCAAGAAAGGAGAGTTGGTAATTGCGGAGGTGATCAGGTGTAGGAGACGAAGGTTTGATGGTCTCCTTGGAGACAACTTCGACTTCAATGGTCATGGTTATGTATTCAGTAAGTGAATACAAGATTGATGGAAAACAACCATGCTTATAAGAGCAATATATATAGAGTTAAGAGAGTTTGTTCATAAAGTCAATGAGTTCAAGGAATGAATGATACAATGTTGCACAATGTAATTATTCATCTTATGAAATACAACATGTATCCATGTGAACACTTCCCATGTGCGAATCGCGGGTTGTATTAACTCATGTATAGCTGTGGTTGCGGACATTGCCAAATTCAacgttgtttaattttttttttcttacttgttAAAATGATTaatgattatatataattacttaTGAAGCGCGAGTGCAAttgaagaaataaagaatgaaaataaaatggttaATGGCCTTCGCCTATGGGTCAACAGATTTTTTATATTCGCAGTAAGTAGTAGTGGCTGATATATTGTAGTTCAAAAATCTTTTGTATAAGAGTGATTATGAATCTATGACGTACGAGTAacttaattatataaattaaaaatataaaaaggaaagaaataaagaaggcAAAGTGGTACCTCTCACCCCAACTAATTCAACGAGGGATTAAttagttgtgacttgtgagttgtgacataACTGTGCTGgctttgtgattttttattctttaaaggTGATAACATTTTAATTTATGATGTTGAATTCATAATCAAAAAATTGGTATGGAATTCCAGCCAATTGTTGGaaaattgattatatatatatatatatatatgtgtgtgtgtgtgttatctACCCCATAAAAATTATCATCTTCGAGGAATGATACATATAACACATCAAGTTGTCTATGTGGTATGTTGGATTGTGTGTGTTTAGATTATGAAGGTGTGGTAtaaatgtgttttgtttttcacattataatatatttaattcatTCAggttatatataattgatttcaaaataattcaattaaGATTAGTCTTtctcaactctcaagtgtaAGACCGAGCTTTGTCAAATTCATAACTAATATGAATGCATCAGTTTAATGAATATTATGATTTTGTAGAAGTATCATGAATGCTGTGTAGAATTAACGTGTATTAATGGATAAGattgaaataatataattcatGCAATAAGCTGAGGATGTGGTTCCAGCAGCCCAGATGCTTACatctttttgagaaaaaagtaGTCATTTTAggaatttatttgaaaattacttAAAACCATGGGACTTCTAACTCACTCTCCACATAAGTTTCCAAAAATGAAAGTTTATAATCTGCACGCTACACAAGCTACGACAAAATTGTACTTATCAATGTTACATTATTTGATAAAATCGTTATAGATGCaatttaataaattcatatgcaaacatatataatttgattcGCTGTGAGGGTGCATGGAGAACAATGCATCactgtacattttttttattatagtttcATGCATCTCTATTATGTTTACACCACCGGTCATGTTAATAGCCAAATGAATTTGTGACTTTGGTGAAATAGTTACCTACGCGGCCTTGACCTTTTTTCTTAAGCTGCAAATTCTATTATGTTGAAGGCCAACGGTTAAGAGTTGGTGAACCGTGAAAGATTGCAAAagaatgttttaaaatttcgCTGTGTTATTTGTATCACACGAATACAGTAGGATAGTTTTAGATGAATATTCCTACGGAATCTAACtccattaaatataaaatttaggcaaaaataaaattatacctGTTAACTTTCCCCAATTCTTATtaaatcattcttgtcatagcatattattattattaaaaatgaaacttgcatttcccccatccccattaattatgctacttactgaaCTCCgtctcattccattattttataaaattttcaaagtagGCAATAATCTTTGAGACAACTCTTTGGTGACTAacagtagttagactaactactaATGGAGGTTGAACTTTTGTAATGGAGATATTAGATAATGTAGATCTTAAAACAGGCTTGACTCATACTTTATAGTGGTTGTGACGTTATTCCCACTGATAGGACAAATTGatgatatgtaattatttattcagaccttttttcttttatggctAATGGTCCTTATAATTAATgcttagagctctgacttactTTGAGAATATATTCAatggaattattatgataattcttgatgttgatacttgatatgatttatgtggattaaattgtcaaaaaggaaaaacctatAGGTACTTTGAGACgtctttctcatgctttggaccctttgggGTTCGGGGCGTAACATTAACTCTTTGTATTTACAGATTTCCTACCATAACATTTATCCTATCTCACATGTTCATACTGTCCCTATAGATAGGTGTGCATTCCTTTATGCTCTTGTTATTGATGATTCTATGTGTTTTCCCTCTATGCTTATTCAAATCACTGTTGATATCTATAGGAGTACGAGTAAAGCTAAAAAATTGTTCTTTCCTATGTACATATATAGGATTTTGAGGTTTCTAGGGTTGTCAAATTTTCCTCCCTTATTAGAGTTAGTTCACATCACTGCTCCTATAGGAGCCACCTTTCTTAGATAGCGATAGGCCCAGATGAACAATGCTGAACCAAGCACTAGGACTTTAAAGAGATCACGAGGTGAAGCTTCTACTACATCTCCTGCCTCTGGTGCTATGCCTACTGCTAAGGAGACTTTTGTGGATCTAATTGCTGCTATGGATCCTTCTGGTGGTGCTGATGATGTTGATCCTATTGTTACCCCTCCTTTCTTGCTTCGTGCCACGATGGAGTCTTTCATGACTACTCAAGCAACTCATGGAAAGCTTTTGGATGAGTTGTTAACTTAGGTTACTGCCTTAAAAGCTGATTTTGTCGACTATAGGAGTGCGTTTCCGCCTCTTCCACCCTCTAATAATTGATGTTGTTGTTGCCTTTGGTAATTCGTAACAAAAAGAGGGAGTAGGTTTTAGGGCTTTTTATACTTAAGAGGAGTAGATTTTTTGTACTTAGGAGGAGTTTCAtgtattttctttggttttgatgtttatatttccttttatctttatatgtcataatttatatttgttcagtgtttttgttcttgtttcacAAACATTGATGTGGTTATTAATTATGATATTATTGATGATAAGGTTATTCATTATGATATTACTATCTCTCTTTATATGTTTTGTGAATTAAAGATCGGATTTTTACTTTGATTTTGGTACTATATCTTCCGCACATGtgtttatggttttgtttttagtgtttcaggaatttACAGATTAATTCTTTCAACAGCTATTGTCTATACTAGCAACTAATAGTTAGTAGTTGTGTTAGAATTGTATTAGGGCAATATCTTGTATTTGGGCTAGTATTTAACTTAAGCATTTCattatgtatgtgtgttttgtcacggattgccaaaggagaAGAttattaggttctaaagatttatgattaaatatttagaatcatattttaaatgtgttagcaaaccgagaacaaaacatgtctagtctaTGTATTAAGCAATGCTTAACAATATAGGTTTCAAGCTTCAAGTTTAGCTAACTGCAGAAAAAGGGAGTTAATTTCAGTTAAGCTCGACTGATCTAGAAATTAACTTGATCGATTGAGAATCGTAGATATCAGATTCTGCAGAAGTTTTAAACAAGGCCCAAGCCCGTAAAAACATTTAGGGCTTCAttctaattaattaacatataaaagagaaaccctagctacgtttttCAGACTTTTGGAAGATttgtgtgttactctttgtgagatttgagaggttttgTTCATTCTAACTACACAAGAATTTACTGGTGTaagatctacaatcaagtgGTGGTAGAACCTAGCTGCTGCTACAAGATCATTACTGCTGGTGATCTGAAatctttgagtgggatctcaaagtcacaagtaagAGTGCTTGTGTTGCTGTAAATCCGAGAGGAGTCTGTGGAATTGGAGattgcatgtggtcgtgtcagtaagttactacatgaggtagcaatagatttagggttaaatcttttgtaaaaatttcaattctcttatagtagatttattttaccttgaggatagatAAGTCAAATCATTCACAGgttttaccttgaaacggttTGTTTCGTCCGTTTTCCTAAGTCATCATAtcgtggtgttatttacttttctgcatttgtgcatgatatgatatatgtttgtttaacctaaatctgaataataaacctaataaataacttagttaattaattaagttaaacaatctaatttaaggggtctaaatgaacaaacaaaatttatttcaatggGATGTTTATTGTCGCTTATTAAGAATATGGATTCCTTCGTGAGGAATAGTGTTCCTAAGACGCTACGTGCAATACCCAACATACGAAGGTATTGACATACAATATCTCACTCCAGTATACATTAAAGTAACATACATtaatttcaccttttttttttttttttttggctgaaacaCATTAATTTCACATTTGAGTTCACATTCCTCTCAAAATTGATATTTATTACATATAGCAGTCGTGACATCATTAATTTGTTCATGTGATAgttatttagagaaaaaaaaattcatagtgGTTAATTTTTCATCATGATTGATATGGTGGAGACTTCTGTAATTAAATAcctaatttcatcaccgacCACCAACTATAGTTCATGAGTTTACAAGGAATTGTGATTTTTATTTCCTATATGTGACTCTTATTTCTATACCTAAATCACATTCAATGCATCTCATGAACTAACATAATGTCTAATGATAATTTAATTATCatataataaaacatttttagagATTAAATAACGTGATACGAATTGGATTTTAAGTCACAATACCCAACAAGTTTACCTAGCTCGGTTTTGAGATATGGAAACGTTGAGGCCATTCTTTTATATTCGTGGCTACAAAATTCAATCTCATGATTTGCTCCGTATTGCCCACTTAGACCCCATGGTCCACAAAATGTCTACATCACGAGCTTAGTTCATAACTCTCATTCTTATGCATCATAAATATGGCTCAAGACCCCTATTTCTTTTGCTTCGCATATAGGGCTCAATGCCCTTACTTTTTTACTTCACAAAATAAGACTCAGGAGTCATGacccccttcttcttcttcttcttcttcttcttcttcttcttcttcatttttttttttttttcttttgagaatcaTGAGAAGAatagtagttaatataatatagttgaGCTCATTCCAATTGAGTTAGGTCTTTTGGGTTAAGTGtgtctttatatattttattaaccaCTCAAAAAGACACCCCAATATGTTTATCTCCCTAGCTTCTTCTGGGTATTCAAAGATATCTAAATAGCCTTATTTCttagaattgttttttttaaaaataataaaagaaaagaagacaaaGTTCTTGCCCATGTGGAATATGCAAAAACAAGTTACAATACTGTTGAActtgaaattacttcaactgcTCAATGTAGGTTAGTTCATTGTTTGATATGAGTTACTTTACTTTTACAATACTGTATTGCTTCACTATTACCTAGCTATTGTTTTATCGCTCTTCTCACTCTATTTTAAACCTATATTCATGCCCTACTTGGTAGATTGCATAAGGTAACATTAGGGTTGATTTAgccacgagagagagagagatcacacaaaaaaagtttcaaaccCTAAATCTCTCTCGTTCACCGTCGTACTAGAATTCAAGAAGTAAATCCAAATACGTTATCTTTGGAGATTTGTTATCAAGGTTGAAGTCAAGATTTTTTTCCAGTGTTGCTATTGCAGGGTAAAGCTTTAAGAGGTATAGAGTTCATATTTTTgggttggcaaaccatgatcaaatgTAATCTATTTATAGTGTTTTTGGTGAGTCTTAAGTTTGTTAATTAAATGTGTATTTTATAGTTCAAGATAAAGACCCAAGTCCAGCTTAAGAAAGACTAAAGTTCAGTGCAGGAAAAACAAAGTTTCCCTAATTTTTATTGCAAACttgatcaaattgaaattttttattgtatttcaaCAACTAGTTTGATCGATTGAGATTCACGAATCAGCAAAAATCTAAAACGCAAAAAAAGCTCATAACTTGTCATTTCAAGCCCAATTCGTGATCCATTTGTTGCGCTATTTAAAGGCCATCATAAGCCATCCTTATAGAGGCTTTTTTGAGAGACAAATTACTGTTTGTGCGGCTAGGGTTTGTATGACCATGTTTCTCTTAATCTCACAATACTAGCGACATTTAAGTAGATCTAAGCCTCCATCTATTCAACCTGTGAGAGTTCGAGAGCATAtagagaaaattaaaacaatgtTGCTGCTGCCATAATATTTGTAGATCTATATGAAGCCATGGAGCAAACAAGCAATCTAGTCTACAACAATTGTTGGTCTAAACCTTCAAGTGGACTTCTTGGAGCCACAAACAAGAAAGTTTATGTGCAATCAGTTAGCTAAAATTGGTGATTATAATCTTTGGGAGTCGATCTTAGAGTCACAAATAAGAGAGTTCATGTGCAACAATCCATAATAAAAGAATCTATGGATTTGGAGCTATATGCATACTACATGAGGTAGCAGTAG contains these protein-coding regions:
- the LOC126718292 gene encoding stemmadenine O-acetyltransferase-like, translating into MTIEVEVVSKETIKPSSPTPDHLRNYQLSFLDQVSPQFYMPWVLFYPKDTNSNLNSLEQIERIKKSLSEALTHFYPLAGRIKDNFYIECNDEGIHYVEAVAKCNLSEFLENPNPGEHNKFLPYELDNIKDVLAAVQVTSFNCGGIVIGLELYHVIGDASSFFLFINNWAAVARGGSIIVSPQFDAAAKLFPPVTISGFNQNMGMIKEKLVIKRFVFDTSAIAAIRDKYTSSNTEIEYPRPTRVEALSAFIHSRFIAATQPEKDTSKLYPVFQTVNMRTRLDPPLPENCFGNISQSTVFVVPNETEDDGFSSIILPMRDSIKKVDLDYVKKLLESDGHLNFMAEVTEKANKGEVVAFAFTSLCRFPIYEADFGWGKPIWGGSTKMLYQNLVTFFDTKSGDGIEAWINLMEEDMAKFEGDKEVMEYVSLVKNSAL